The Nonlabens spongiae genome contains a region encoding:
- a CDS encoding thiol-disulfide oxidoreductase DCC family protein: protein MMEKDIILFDGVCNLCNGAINFIIKRDPKDHYRFAALQSDIGEELLAKHDIDPEKTDSIVLIRNGSAFAKAGAALRIAKKMSGAWPLLYGLTIIPKFISNAVYDYIAYHRYKWFGKKESCMIPTPELKKKFL from the coding sequence ATGATGGAAAAGGATATCATACTTTTTGACGGTGTATGCAATCTCTGCAATGGAGCGATCAACTTCATCATCAAGCGCGATCCTAAGGATCATTACAGGTTTGCGGCCTTGCAAAGTGACATAGGTGAAGAGTTGCTGGCAAAACATGATATTGATCCAGAGAAGACAGATAGCATCGTGTTGATTAGAAATGGTTCCGCTTTCGCGAAAGCGGGAGCAGCACTACGCATCGCAAAAAAAATGTCAGGAGCATGGCCACTGCTCTATGGCCTAACCATTATCCCGAAGTTCATATCAAATGCAGTATATGATTATATCGCATATCATCGCTATAAATGGTTTGGCAAAAAAGAAAGCTGCATGATTCCCACTCCAGAATTGAAAAAAAAGTTTCTGTAA
- a CDS encoding LOG family protein: MRKEVREKGWNDMKTNDSWATFKILSEFVMGYERMSRIGPCVSIFGSARLKPENKYYELACEIASKIVENGYGVITGGGPGIMEAGNKGAHLAGGTSVGLNIALPFEQHDNPYIDSDKSLDFDYFFARKVMFVKYSQGFIVMPGGFGTLDELFEAITLIQTKKIAKFPIILVGTEFWSGLMDWIKSTLDKKFFTISPEDIDLLHLVDTSDEAVEIINDFYAKYSLSPNF, encoded by the coding sequence ATGAGGAAAGAAGTGCGCGAAAAAGGCTGGAATGACATGAAGACTAACGACAGTTGGGCCACCTTTAAGATACTGTCTGAATTTGTAATGGGTTATGAACGCATGAGTCGCATTGGGCCATGTGTATCGATTTTTGGAAGCGCACGATTAAAACCTGAAAATAAATATTACGAGCTAGCCTGTGAGATCGCCAGCAAGATTGTTGAAAATGGCTATGGTGTGATTACCGGCGGTGGACCTGGGATTATGGAAGCTGGTAATAAAGGTGCGCACCTTGCCGGTGGTACCTCAGTGGGCCTCAACATCGCCCTACCTTTTGAACAGCACGACAACCCTTACATCGATAGCGATAAGAGTCTCGATTTTGACTACTTTTTTGCGCGTAAAGTTATGTTTGTAAAGTACTCTCAGGGCTTTATCGTAATGCCTGGAGGTTTTGGCACCCTTGACGAATTATTTGAGGCGATTACACTAATCCAGACTAAAAAAATAGCAAAATTCCCTATCATATTAGTTGGTACTGAATTCTGGAGTGGCTTGATGGACTGGATCAAATCTACACTTGACAAAAAGTTTTTTACCATAAGTCCAGAAGATATTGACTTACTGCATTTAGTAGATACCAGTGATGAAGCAGTTGAGATCATTAATGACTTCTACGCAAAGTATAGCTTAAGCCCCAACTTCTAA